The sequence CACAGACCTCCTCATGCATCACAGTAACATGTCACTTAAACAACAGAAAGATCAGTACAATTTGGTACATTAAGACACACAGAGCATGTAAGGAGTTTGGGGAAAGTAAtaatttgattgtgtgtgtgtgtgtgtgtgtgcacgtgttgcTTAGGGGACAGGAATGCCCCTcggcgacagacagacagacatcacaCTAACGTAGAGGGGAAAACAAACACGACTATACCCTGGCCAGCTGTTGCGACAGGTAATTAAAAAGTGGGGCACGCTGCCGGCGGCAGTAGGAACGTGAGTGGCCAGGGTGAGTGACAGACAGCGCGCAGCCAGCTGTTTGGCAGCGCAGAGCACACCGCAGCGACTTCACAGGCGGGCGTGTGAGCGAGCCACCTGTCCTCGGCAGGCTACATGCACTGCCTCATTATTTCTCCTTGAACTTGCTGTTCCTGGTTGGATTCTACCATCAATAATGTTGCGTAACGCTGACATTGGTGTAGTTCAGGCATTGCATGATTTATTTGAGATTATAGATTAGAGGACACgcaattcacaaacacacacttgttaGTTTATCCTAAAAAATATAatgatatgatttttttatcTATATTGTGGATTATTGCAATTCTAGAGAACCAGACTCTTATTTGTCAGTGTGTAAAAGGTTCACGGTTCACTGCCCTGTCAGATGTATAATTCATAATTCAAAAATGCTATTTTGTTTCCCAAAAAATATGACGCATTATAATAAGATATGAGAAAACATATTTCGGAAAGAACCACTCTGTTTGTTATACTTCAGACGTTATTCCTCGTCCAAACTTTCATTCTGACATCCGGCATCTTAGAGTGTGTGCTGTCTCTTTAAGTGACAACGTGTTGTGTAATTATTGCCGTAGATACCCAACGCCGCTTTGAGCGCTGTAGTTGCCAGAACTCCGAGAATCCTGCTCGACTACGGTTACACTAGGCTACGAAGCTAGGAAACGGGGGCACCAAAGAAATTTGAACAGGTAGACAATTGTAGAAGTTATTAATTTTGTGCAACATTTGAGAAACTGAACAGTTACCAAAGTATGTGACTTTCTTCTTGCAGGCTGTTGGTGTTTGCGATCATGACCAGGAAGAGAACAGGTGTAACACACCTGCTTGGATCGCCTTTTTCCAGTATCAGCTTCTGAAACTTAAAACTGTCGAAACCCGACTTCAACCGAACTCACCTCTTTATAGACTCCGATATATCGGTCACATCATGCAAACGAAACACCCCAAAGGAATTGAACCTTTGCGCACCTAAAAATTAGGTTTGACCACGTCGGATTACGTGCTGCGTTGTCAAAGTCCTTCAAGTCTTTCACCTGTATACGCGGCTGTCGGACAGTGGCATGGGGAATCAGGTGGAGAAATTGACACATCTAAGTTACGCAGAAGTTCCGACTGCAGATCCGAACGGGTTCGACCCGGAGGATGACTGTCCGCGCATCGGAGTGTCCTATATCTTCTCGAACGATGACGACGATCAGGACGACAACCTTGAAGGGACCGACAGAGAGGCAAACGAGGAAGACCATCAGAGTGACATGGGGAATGAGTTGGAGTGTGCCATTTACTACCGAGAGGAATGCGTGTATGAAAGGAGCCTAACATTGATAGAAATGGGAACGCACTCACCTGAAAATCTTCTGAACAAGTGCAAACCCGGTGACTTAATTGAATTTGTTGCTAATGGTCACTATCCACACTGGGCAGTGTATGTCGGAGACTTCCAGGTGGTTCATTTACACAGGGCAGAGGTTAGAAACAATTTTTTGACGGACGCCAGTCAAGGCAAAAGAGGCAGAATAGTCAACGACATTTATAAATTCCGACCATTGAACCCTGACGTGGTGGTGCAGAACGCAATGGAGCAAGTCGGAGCTAAAGATAGAGAGCTAAATTGGAGAAACTCCGAGTGCTTTGCAGCTTGGTGCAAATTTGGCAAGCGCGAATTCAAAATTGGTGGGGAAATACGAATTGGAAAGCAGCCATACAGGATGAAGTTACAACTATCTGAAAAGAGAAGCCACGTTTTGGAATTTCAAAGTTTGGAGGACTTAATTATGGAGAAAAGGAGGAACGACCAAATTGGCAAAGTAGCAGTCGTACAGGAGCTATCCAATCATCTAAACTGCACGGACGACACGAAGAATGAGCAGGATCCCAATTAATGGAGTAAAAGCTGTTGGTTTGTTATTGGATGTGTGGCCTCTGAAAGATGACATGCACTACAACTGTGGATAGTGACATGATCAATAGCACTCTTGTTAGACAATGTCAACCATTATCTCCGAGTCTTAACCTTTGATTGGTTGGAACATAGCTTCCCATTCCAGTAGAATAgttttgtaaatgtatgaaTTTTTAGCCCGAACACTTTTTTACGCACCCGTTTTGTCAAGTGAGCTAAACGCTCAAGTGACTAACTCAGGTGTTAGCTACTTTTTAGGCGTTTATAATAAAGCCACTCTTTGGTACAAGTCACGTAAAGTTGCTTCAGTCAATACTGTGATTAAAGCTTTACTCAATTTTATTTTCATGATCTCCTGACAAATTCATAGCCAATCAATGACTGAGTGTAttttaacaaataaataaatggcatATTTTTCATAAAttgcttttattttgtttttacacATGGGATATGCAAAGTGATCTTCATGGTAGATTTTTGAGTGCCCTAACCCATGTGTTTAAATGAGCCAATGCAATAAGCTTTTTTGCCTAATCCCACATAGTGCCAATATTATTGCcataattccacatgtgttAGTGAAACAATTAATTCCAGCTTGTTGGGAAAACTGTGGACTTTGGATATTTGATATCTGGCTATACATCAGTACTGGCATAATAATGCCAGCAATGTTTTCAAAATTGCTCTGTTTTCACAGTACACCTGGCTTTGGTCATGGATGGAAATCTGTATGCAGCAATAATGGTATCAGGTGCCAGGTGGGATATGCCCATCAGTTAAGTCCCCAGCATAGACATCGATGGCTTTAGACACCTTTTAGCAggatgcatgtgcacacacatgtatcAGCGTCCTCATTAGTATGACTAATGTGCATGCAAAGATAATGCTGTCGTCTTTGCATCTGCCTAGCTGTCACAATATTGGGAGCATATATTTTGTCATGAGTGTTAATGTTCcattagttattatttcatgtctCATTCATCGGGTTCTTGTGGAgggaattgtttttttgtttgtttttggatgTTTGTTGTTATAAAGTAGTTGTTCTGGTGGTTGTAGTGGTCTGCTGTATTCCACAATCCCCACGAGGATGCTCCTGAGGCTTCGAGTTGAGAGGACGGGaagctgccccccctcccccttctttTCTGGTTGAACATTTCCTGACCCATCCAAGACTGGCCACTGATGTAGTTTAGAGGCTAAAAATCTGTCTTGGCTTGAGGTCCACCACCGTCCAGGGAACGCTGGTAAACAAAAACCAATCAGAGTGCCGTAATATCTCTACAAAAGGAGAGACTGTTGGCGAGTGATGCCCCACACAAATGATATCTGTAAAGTGCCACTGCCCAAGGAAGCCTGGTTTTTGCCAGGGAAGTAGGGGGATTTATTCGGCTGCTGGAGAAGATGACTGTGTTCCCAAGATAAGATGTTCAGATGTTCAGACCCGATAAGGCCAGTTGTTTTAAAGGGAAGTGTTTCAAAGTAAAAGTCTTAAGATTaggatctccacacacacaagtagtcATTTCTCTTCTGCTGTGTGGCTGACGCTGTTCTTAGTTACGCATGTCGTTTCCAGCACACTTTTCATGTTGTGTTAATACATCTGCTCCCTAATCTATTTGGGTGTGGGGGATCAACATAACACTAGATTAATGTAGATTAATCATGGCTCTACAACTCATTCATTTGCATAGTGTAATTACTTTTCCCTTTTGCTGTTCAAAACTCAATTGAACCTTGAAAATTATATTTTGTCTCATCATGTTGTCCGCGTTTTTGTAAATCGACGTCTAGTTCCATACCTACCACTGGTGGGAATTTGGAGACACATTGTAGACTGTAACAGGATGTTTGAAAGGCCTTAATGTTTCCTGCATCCCTGATGTGCCACCAacaccatccccccccccccacacacacacacataagtagcCTTGAGAAATATTTGCCTGGCAAGAGAACATAATGACCTGTCTGTCCAGGTGGCCGTTAAATCAGGCCAGATCTTTGCTGCTCCAAGGTGAGAGGGATGGGCAGAGGGGTGGATTCATGGGACGTGACGTGAGTCGCGGTGCCCAGTGCCCTCCCGTAATGGCTCATCTCATCTCCCCGTGTTGGCCTACTTCACCAGTGACTTCCAGTGCAGTTGAATGCATCTCGTGGAAGTGGCCAGTCATTTTAATGAATGACGGTCCTATGGAGCTGTTAAAAGCGGCCATTGAAACTGTTCTCCGCTCTTGTCTCTTTCACTCTCGTTCTCTCACCCGCCCTCTTTCTCCGGCTCACTTTTTATCTGACCCTGTCCCAAAGGAAGGAAAGACCTCAGATAATCGTCGCTCGCAATCTTGGGTCTTCCTTTTCCGACCGTGTAAACAATGCCGATGAAGATACTCCCAGGGCCACAGAAAGCATTAGACTGCAACGTGTCGCGAAATGAATGTTCTTTGAACTCTGGTCAGGCTGATTTGAGGAGATAATAGCCATGCAGAGAGCATCTGTGGACTCTGCAGTCCAGGATGGTAGTATGCTTTTTGGCCAGAGGTTTGGTACCTGAGGGAAAAGTGTCTCACAAGCGAATCAATGAAGCCTCTTGTCCACAGGACAAAGATTGGACTGTCTCTGTGAGATATGAATGCAAATTGTCACAGAGTGcaagtgtttgtatttgtatattttttctaaacCATACCAAGGTAGACTCTCTAAGTGAGTTTATGGAAATTTGGAGCTTATTTTGCATTAGAGTCTTTCTTTATTATGTCTAGACAGCTTTCTTTTATCAGACTGATACTGATTCTCACACTGTTACTTGATCACTTTGCCTCTCTCCACGCCTCTCtcttttcatgcactgtatttcaaCTGTAAACCGCACACAAGATGTATTAAGGACAATCTAAtttcatacagtatgttataGGTTAATTTTATATTTGTTCTCTAAATCCCCCACCCTTCAAAAACTCTTCCATTTTCACAGTTCTGTGAGTCTTGTTGTGTTAGCAGCACAATGGCCAGGCTTTCCTGTCTTCGCCATAGCCTCCATGGAAACAGAGATTGTTTGAACTGCAGAGTCCACCGATTGGATCTGTGGCCGAGTCCCACGGGTGCAGCAACAGGAAGATATACAGAAATCCACATAGCCACGGAACCCACTTCACCTCTCCTACCAACCCACCAGCCACATCtcaacctctctttctctctctctctctctctctctcacacacacatacacacacacacacacacacacacacacacacacacacacacacacacactgtcaacaTAATCATCTTCTGTGTTCACCATCTACTCAGAATCAAGTAGTCTAAAATGAAAATACACATGAATACCATAATCAAGTGCTATTTAGTAAATACAGATTTCCATTCTCTTGTTACTTCTATCAGAAGTTACCATAGTACTCTGACTTCCAGTATGTTGTCCACATCTGGAGTAGTAAGAATTTAAGCTGGATATTATGTTCTTCGAAATCTGGTTATCCTTATATCACTACAATACGTGAGTCGGGGGAGGGCAGTAAAATAATAGCATTTGTTGGTCTTCTGTTGGGAACTTCGGTGTTGTTCCGAGGAGGTTCTGGGACAAACCAGCATCGGAGGTGCAGATTTAATGGAGTGCATTAAGATGTGGTGAATTATATCAGACTAGTCCCCCCCTCCccatttatttaatttgagtCATTCTGTCTGATCAACattcttttatatatatttattatatatatatttaaaagaatGGAATTCAGCTGATACATATATTCTTATTCAATGCAACACAGATTTGTCAAAAGTGAATCTGCAGCAAGCTCAGGTCTCAGGTACTTTGATAACcaaagagtagaggagaggtacctgtgcatgcatgtgcctgTTTCAACCCAAGCAGCAGAAGCCAGCCTTGCAGAAAACATATTGTTCTCTGGGCAGGATAAAATACCACTCAGTGTTccataatgtttttgttgtgcaAATGTGTTGCTGAAAATGAACCCCCCAGCTTGTCCATGCAATGGCGGCTTTTGCCAACCTGCCTGTCTGCTTACATAAGACCTTTGCCTTGTAAACAAAACTGGTAGGCAAATATACCCACCAAGGGCTGTGGGTGGGCTCATTTCAATTGAGAGTAGATTGCATTCACTTAAGGCCAACTTGGACCCACATTTATTGCCAGTTCAATAATTTATACCCCACTGATTTGATAACTATCGGCTCCTAGCTTTATTGGCTCCCATTCCTTTTAAATGCTCATCCTCATTTGCTTGAATGGTTCATCATGAATACTTACCTAGGCAGGACACTCTGAATGGATTTATGCTAATTAGGCACTAACCTCTCTTttctgaggaaaaaaaaaagtgcaacaTAGAGGAATAATAAAGGGTATAGTCCTTGTGATATTTGGCCTCCTTTAATTCCATGGCAGATGAGTGACAAAGGACCCCTGCACAATTTAGCGGGGATTTGAGATGCTTCAAGTTCACCTGACAACAATGGTCATAATCCCCTGACAGGCATTGGTTTGGAATTAATATGCTCTATTACAGTCCTACTTTGTCagttttctttcttcctctctatttttttttggagggggtgaGGATGAGGACTCCTGAAATTCAAAATACCTGTTTATATTCTTCAAGAAGACTCTCAGCTCTCTGGAGCCCCACCTTTGTGAGTTAACCGTAATCAAACGTGCTTTCAAATATTTATTGAGCCTGGAAAATGATATCAAACCTTTATAATATTCCTCCTTGTGAATATTAGATTACTACATTCAATCCTGTTGAGCTTATCCCCGGAAAAAATATATTGACAGATATTAAACGTATGATTTTAAACTGAAGTGACGTTATTGTAATGTGTTGGAGGATGTAACtcacacatatgtgtgttttgtggtgaCTTGATGTTGGGTGGCTGAGTTTATGTTTGACTACAGAGCAAACAGAAACTCAATCAGCCGGTTCTGCCTCATCAGGAAAGATCTCAATAACGAATTGCATCGCCCAGATCCACACGCTAGGGTTGTATAGTATTATATTTCAAACACAATGCTCATGTAAGAAGATAATAAATTGATGGATATTGTGCACACACTGCCTAAATGGGAGAGTATTGGTTATTTCTTAGACATTTTGATTTTCATTATGAGCTGGTACTGTTTAAAATTATTTTCCAAATTGACCATTCAGGACCTCCttgtcaaaaaaagaaaaatacttTGGAAATGACGCAGTATTTTAGACAGATTCACATACTGACGTAAGCAtttaaatacacaaataaatatatgCATGTGATGCACACAGCTAAATAATTAAATGAAGACAGATGCAGACAGTTACAAAAAATGATACACGTGTTCTGATTACCCCATTAATCCCATGCTGAAAATCCTGTCCTCTTTTTAAAATGAAATATTTGTTGGCATGGCAGGTGAGCACAGCAGCTTGGCAAAGGAGCCTGTTGTGACAATAAAGTGATAGGGAAATTACCAGCAaactctcaccacacacacacacacacacacacacacacacacacacacacgcacacacacatgcacacacacacacacgcacacacacacgcacacgcacaaagcCCAACTATTGTTGATATATTTTGTCCCTTTCTTTCAAACCTTTTCATGTGCAGTAATCCATGCAGCCAATTTGGTTACCTATCTGATAGTAGAAGTTAATACCCAGTCAGGGTTTAATATCTGTAACTCATATGACATGAACTCAAATGAGAATTATTTAAATGTATGCCTTACTTAACCTGAAGACAATACAAATTAGACAGCGTAGCTGCAACCATCAAGATGTAGCCTTAAGTTCCTGGACACGATTGTTGTGGTCACAGGAGTTATATTGCCACTATGTTACAGACAACAGTGACGTGACAAGGACAGGACGAGGATCTGCGATGGAAGTTCTTCATTACATATTTGACATAGAGCATGTGGACATTTGTTTCATATTTATTCCATAGGAATAATTGTGCCTGATGATGACTCATTGATGAATACTTTCTTGACATATTAGCCTCTGATCTGTAAACAAGCTCTtattaaaacaacacaaatgtAAGTTTTGGTTCGGTCAAAGGTTCCTTTCAGATTGGGATGCtgcttgtcctcctcctccccagtAAAGTGGCAGATAATCTGTATTTCCCAACAGTTCTCTTGGATTGGCTGCATCACTCTGGCCACACTGAAATGGGATTGTGATTTACGGTGACAGGCTGGGCGAGTTGGCGCGGTTTTCCTCTGATGCTATTTCGTGATGTTGATCTCTCTCGAAGCACCACGGCGTTAAGCCGGAAAGAGATCCTGCATGCCTGAATCGGGCCGAGAAAAGAACAACTTGCCATAGATTTTCCTCTATAGTTTTTTTTGGAGAAAAAATAGTCTGTATATTCTTTTGCTCCTTTTGTGGTTGTGGTATTCAGAATAGAGAGCTTTGGGTGATGCTGATATGAATGTACTTCCATTTCCTGTTGCTGTCTGATAATGACTGTGATAACAGACACTGATTTGAACTCTTTGCTGATATTTTTTACAAGGTTGGGTGAATAAGGTCATGCCATTGCATTTCTGATTGTGATTCCAACAGATCTTCGGTTGAAGACATGGCTATAATCTTTGATTTCAAGAGGCATTTTTGAACATGTCTGTATTATGGTGTGAGGTCGAGGTGCTCTGAAATAAACAGTGGCAGACTCACTTTACTCCTTGCTACGGATATCATTAGAGCCTACTGCAAATATATCCCCCGTGTGTGCCACTGTTTATTGCCTGTCATTGTGGGACTAATTACATAGGATGATTACACCCCCAACAGCAATCAGAACTCTCTCGCTCAAGTCAAAGCCAGATTAAAATCTTAACATGCTAAATGAAATGGAAAAGTGAGAGCGCTTTAAAATGTGAAAGAGGGAGAATACTTCACTGATCACGGTTCCCCTCCATTTTGTGTGAGATTTCtttcaaataaacaaaattaaAATACCCAACTGTGACCAAGCAAGTATGACTCAGGGTATGTTAGACTTGCAAAGTATCTTTGTATCTGCTTTGTGTCGGAGCAttgaacatgaaagtaatgatACAAAAAGGGTGTGTGGAATATATACAGGAGCTTTTGGCAACAAAATAAGACTCAgagccatccacacacacaaggaagtcTACCCACCCTTTCCCACAACCCCTGGGGAATATTCTGGACAATAGTGGGACTTGGTATGGGGAAGTGGGATAACACTGTCTGTAAACAGCGGAGCACAGTGTGGAACCGAACTTGGGCCGCTGGCTTTGAGgcctgggtctgtgtgtgtatgtcagccaAGACAAATATTAGCTGAGGAATTAGTGTGCTTTAAAGTACATCGCAATGAAGTACATCAAAACAACAATGGCAACATAAATTATTAGCGCTAGCATGGCTGTGTCCTGTGCACTGAAACTGAATACAATGTATGCCAAAGGAAACTAATAAACTAATACATATTAATTCTGTCAGATCCAGACATTCAAATGCagagtaaaaataaacaaagatgCTGCAGATAGACAGCATGGCCTCCTTCTTCCGGCACTGAACAGATTTAGCCTTCTTGTGACTCTTCACTGACCTCACAAGAAGCAAGTTCATGACCACGGTCCAAAATGTTGCCATATACAATTCACCAAGAACAAAGCATGATAAACTAAAGATAGAGCAAGGATATGGCCAAGACTACATTGTTTGATGGCGTTCTGTCAGATGTAAACTCACAGATAATAGACAAGGCTCTGTTCCCTTCTGACGTATGAATGCACATTGTGCTTTAAATCGAACCAGCTACAGTTAGAGCCAGTTTTCGGAAGTTTGTTTGACACATTTTCTGGCGAGTTGGCCAAGGTCAAGGCCAAAAGAGGAGTAATGCACATGCCAAAAGATTTGGCCTCATATCTCCTCCCCTGCCTTGTATGAGCAACAGTGTATTTAACTAACGCTGCTCCCATCCCCAGCTGGTACCGTAGCCTCTGACCGAGTCAAAGAGAAGAACGAACAAGGCTGGAGCTCTTTATTCACCACCAGAAAGTATAAACAAgtacagggagggagagagaggagggacaaTTTGTGTAAATGAAGCCTTCCCTAACAGATGTGCCTTCTTAATAGTGAttctgtgtgggtgggtgtgtgtgtgtgtgtgcgtgcgtacgtgcatgtgtgtgtgtgtgtgtgtgtgtgtgtgtgtacgtatgtgcatgtgtgtatcggTGGGGCACTGGGCTGTGGTGGGTCATTACTGGGCGAAATCCCAAAGCCAATCACACATAATATCCATGCCTGCCCACAGAGGCCCCTTGCTGGGTGCAGGGGGAGTCCTCCTAATCCACGCCATGATCGCatttcactctttcactctgtctgtGACTCtcaccctgacccccccccccccccccccacacacacacacaccccatcctcACCTTCAACCCCAAACACCCTCTGcatccaaccccacccccaccagccTCAAAGCTCACCTTTTGTCATGTCTGGGacctaatccccccccccccccccacacacacacacacacacacacacacaaacacacacacacacacacacacccctcggcCTTCTGCTCCAGGCGATGGCATTAGACGGCTCAGATCCTGCCGCATCCCTGCCGGGCTAATTTGCGCCCTGCCATCCTTGAGCCGCTGACGTCCCCACAGAGAGCCGAGCGACCGCAGAGGAGCAGAGCGGCGCCAGCTTCCTTTTGTTCTCCGCTGCTCTTAAAAAAGCCccagccggggggggggggggggggtcggtctGCAGCCCTTTCAATAGTGAGATGTCttattactttatttctgcCCACAGTACATGATTATGAaggggaggatgaggaggaggaggtggaggaagatgAGGGGGAGAAAATCTCTGCATTCATAACAACACTGCATGTTTAAATCATTTATGTGGTCACACCCATGCCATAATGATCATGTGCTACTTTTGTGACTTCCATggaactgaataaaaaaaacacatcaatgATGATGAAAAAACAAGAAAGAACATTAGTAGATGAGCAGTAGAAGAGGACACGCaaaaggcagacagagagagatagagacagcagcagagggaaaaaaaacttgaaaaaaaagggaacaacccaacacagtaacacacatacTATCTCCCCAGTGTAGAGGCCCCTGCGGCCTTATCGGTCTGCAGAGTGGCAGTGCGACAGGGAGGAAAGGAAACGCGCTTGACCCTGTTCTCAGCGTCTCATTGGCTG is a genomic window of Alosa sapidissima isolate fAloSap1 chromosome 10, fAloSap1.pri, whole genome shotgun sequence containing:
- the lratd2b gene encoding protein LRATD2, translating into MGNQVEKLTHLSYAEVPTADPNGFDPEDDCPRIGVSYIFSNDDDDQDDNLEGTDREANEEDHQSDMGNELECAIYYREECVYERSLTLIEMGTHSPENLLNKCKPGDLIEFVANGHYPHWAVYVGDFQVVHLHRAEVRNNFLTDASQGKRGRIVNDIYKFRPLNPDVVVQNAMEQVGAKDRELNWRNSECFAAWCKFGKREFKIGGEIRIGKQPYRMKLQLSEKRSHVLEFQSLEDLIMEKRRNDQIGKVAVVQELSNHLNCTDDTKNEQDPN